From a single Pseudomonas cremoricolorata genomic region:
- a CDS encoding ATP-binding cassette domain-containing protein, protein MIRLSNLTLQRGPQRLLEGAEMTLHTGHKAGLIGANGAGKSSLFALLRGELSPDAGDCQVPADWRIAHMRQEVDTLDRVAVEYVLDGDLRLRQVQRELAAAEQAHDGTAQARLHSELDSANGYTADARARKLLAGLGFTNEQMDRRVGDFSGGWRMRLNLAQALMCPSDLLLLDEPTNHLDLDAILWLEDWLKGYPGTLLLISHDRDFLDAVVDHVLHVEQRKLNLYKGGYSAFERTRAERLAQQQQAYEKQQAQRAHMEKYIARFKAQATKARQAQSRIKALERMEELSAAHVDSPFDFVFRESHKLSNPLLDLSEGRLGYGERAVLEKVKLQLVPGARIGLLGPNGAGKSTLIKNLAGELQPLGGRLVRGENLAVGYFAQHQLDSLDDKASPLLHLQRLAPSEREQTLRDFLGGFDFHGDRVDEPVVNFSGGEKARLALALIAWERPNLLLLDEPTNHLDLEMRLALTMALQEFSGAVVVVSHDRHLLKSTTDDFLLVADGKVEAFDGDLDDYSRWLLEFRQRSAASSAAPGNPDKTDKKAQRQAAAALRQQLAPHKRAADKLESELSQVHTQLAEIETALGDSGLYEAARKEQLRELLARQSTLKQREGELEEAWMEALETLESMQAELEALS, encoded by the coding sequence ATGATCAGACTATCCAACCTCACTTTACAGCGTGGTCCTCAGCGCCTGCTAGAAGGCGCCGAAATGACCCTGCACACCGGCCACAAAGCCGGCCTGATCGGTGCCAACGGCGCCGGTAAATCCAGCCTGTTCGCCTTGCTGCGCGGCGAGTTGTCGCCCGATGCCGGTGACTGCCAGGTGCCGGCTGACTGGCGCATCGCGCACATGCGTCAGGAGGTCGACACACTCGACCGGGTTGCGGTCGAGTACGTGCTCGACGGTGACCTGCGCCTGCGCCAGGTGCAGCGCGAGTTGGCAGCCGCCGAGCAGGCCCACGATGGTACCGCCCAGGCGCGCCTGCACAGTGAGCTGGACAGCGCCAACGGCTACACCGCCGATGCTCGCGCGCGCAAGTTGCTCGCCGGGTTGGGTTTCACCAACGAGCAGATGGACCGCCGCGTCGGCGACTTCTCCGGTGGCTGGCGCATGCGCCTGAACCTTGCCCAGGCGCTGATGTGTCCCTCCGACCTGCTGCTGCTCGATGAGCCGACCAACCACTTGGACCTCGACGCCATTCTCTGGCTCGAAGACTGGCTCAAGGGGTATCCGGGCACCTTGCTGCTTATTTCCCACGACCGTGATTTCCTCGATGCGGTGGTCGATCACGTGCTGCATGTCGAGCAGCGCAAGCTCAACCTCTACAAAGGCGGCTACAGCGCCTTCGAGCGCACCCGTGCCGAGCGTCTGGCGCAGCAGCAACAGGCCTACGAGAAGCAGCAGGCTCAGCGTGCGCACATGGAAAAGTACATCGCACGCTTCAAGGCTCAGGCCACCAAGGCACGTCAGGCCCAGAGCCGCATCAAGGCGCTGGAGCGCATGGAGGAATTGTCGGCGGCGCATGTCGACTCGCCGTTCGACTTCGTGTTCCGCGAATCGCACAAGCTGTCCAACCCGCTGCTCGACCTGTCCGAAGGGCGTCTGGGCTACGGCGAGCGGGCGGTGCTGGAGAAGGTCAAGCTGCAACTGGTGCCAGGCGCGCGAATCGGTCTGTTGGGCCCCAACGGCGCGGGCAAGTCGACCCTGATCAAGAACCTCGCCGGCGAGCTGCAACCGCTGGGTGGGCGCCTGGTCCGCGGCGAGAACCTGGCGGTGGGCTACTTCGCCCAGCACCAGCTCGATTCGCTCGATGACAAGGCCAGCCCGTTGCTGCACCTGCAACGCCTAGCACCGAGCGAGCGCGAGCAGACCCTGCGCGACTTCCTCGGTGGTTTCGATTTCCACGGCGATCGGGTCGACGAACCGGTGGTGAATTTCTCCGGCGGTGAAAAGGCGCGTCTGGCCCTGGCGTTGATCGCCTGGGAGCGCCCCAACCTGCTGCTGCTCGACGAGCCGACCAACCACCTGGACCTGGAAATGCGCCTGGCCCTGACCATGGCATTGCAAGAGTTCAGCGGCGCTGTGGTGGTGGTGTCCCACGACCGTCACCTGCTCAAGAGCACCACCGATGACTTCCTGCTGGTGGCCGACGGCAAGGTCGAAGCCTTCGATGGCGACCTCGATGACTACAGCCGCTGGTTGCTGGAATTCCGTCAGCGCAGCGCAGCATCGAGCGCCGCGCCGGGCAACCCCGACAAGACCGACAAGAAGGCCCAGCGCCAGGCCGCGGCCGCTCTGCGTCAGCAACTGGCGCCGCACAAGCGGGCGGCTGACAAGCTGGAAAGCGAGCTGAGCCAGGTACACACTCAACTGGCCGAAATAGAGACGGCCCTGGGTGACAGCGGTTTGTATGAGGCTGCGCGCAAAGAGCAGCTACGCGAACTGCTGGCTCGGCAGAGCACGCTCAAGCAGCGCGAAGGCGAGCTGGAAGAAGCCTGGATGGAAGCGCTGGAGACCTTGGAAAGCATGCAGGCCGAGCTCGAAGCCCTGTCCTGA
- the nhaA gene encoding Na+/H+ antiporter NhaA produces the protein MPAPNTPAARTLPRPQILTTRAMAAFERFSHIEAVSGIVLMLAAIAALVWANSPAKATYEAFWHTEVALSIGSITLAQSLHFLVNDGLMTIFFLVVGMEIKQEIQDGSLSNLRMATLPVGAALGGVLVPAAIYLAFNTSATSHGWAVPTATDIAFAVGVLALLGKSIPANLRIFLLALAIIDDIAAIVIIAVFYTSTLDYTGLLIAGAGLGMVFALQRMGIGLAWAYLVPGVIVWSGLLKLGVHPTLAGVVLGLITPVKSVPSYERPVEIMSKAFNELLHRLDRDEKAIASPLKQIRVAEREVMPPVLRVQQSLHPWVAFLIMPLFALANAGVDLGGTQFDNPQVVHIVSGVVMALVLGKPVGVMLATFILVRLGLCKLPDQVTWGGVALVGALAGIGFTMSIFIAGLAFNDAQQLAAAKLSVLGASTLAAVLGLLWGVIYIRRKGRGA, from the coding sequence ATGCCTGCGCCCAACACCCCTGCCGCACGAACCCTCCCACGCCCGCAGATTCTGACGACGCGCGCCATGGCCGCGTTCGAGCGTTTCAGTCATATCGAAGCGGTCAGCGGTATCGTTCTGATGCTCGCTGCAATCGCCGCGCTGGTCTGGGCGAACAGCCCGGCCAAGGCCACCTACGAAGCGTTCTGGCACACCGAAGTCGCCCTGAGCATCGGTTCGATCACCCTCGCCCAATCACTGCACTTTCTGGTCAACGATGGGCTAATGACCATCTTCTTCCTGGTCGTGGGCATGGAGATCAAACAGGAAATCCAGGATGGCTCGCTGTCGAACCTGCGCATGGCGACGCTGCCTGTCGGTGCGGCGCTGGGTGGCGTGCTGGTGCCTGCAGCCATCTATCTGGCCTTCAACACATCCGCGACCTCCCACGGCTGGGCGGTTCCTACGGCCACCGACATCGCCTTCGCCGTCGGTGTGCTGGCGTTGCTGGGCAAATCGATCCCGGCGAATCTGCGGATCTTCCTGCTGGCCTTGGCCATCATCGATGACATTGCCGCCATCGTGATCATCGCCGTGTTCTATACCTCGACCCTGGACTACACGGGCCTGCTGATCGCTGGTGCCGGCCTGGGCATGGTGTTCGCCTTGCAGCGCATGGGCATTGGTCTGGCCTGGGCCTACCTGGTGCCTGGGGTCATCGTCTGGAGCGGCCTGTTGAAGCTGGGCGTTCATCCGACCTTGGCGGGCGTGGTGCTTGGCCTCATCACACCCGTGAAATCGGTGCCGTCATACGAACGCCCCGTTGAAATCATGTCCAAGGCCTTCAACGAACTGCTGCACCGTCTGGACCGGGATGAAAAGGCAATTGCCAGCCCCCTCAAGCAGATCCGCGTGGCTGAACGCGAGGTCATGCCGCCGGTGCTGCGCGTGCAACAAAGCCTGCATCCCTGGGTGGCGTTCCTGATCATGCCGCTGTTCGCGCTGGCCAATGCAGGGGTCGATCTTGGTGGAACACAGTTCGACAACCCGCAGGTCGTGCATATCGTCTCAGGGGTGGTCATGGCGCTGGTGCTGGGCAAGCCGGTCGGTGTCATGCTGGCCACCTTCATCCTGGTTCGGCTGGGTCTGTGCAAACTGCCCGACCAGGTGACATGGGGCGGTGTGGCGCTGGTGGGTGCGCTGGCGGGCATCGGTTTCACCATGTCCATCTTCATTGCCGGGCTGGCCTTCAATGACGCGCAGCAGCTGGCTGCCGCGAAGTTGAGCGTGCTGGGTGCATCGACCCTGGCAGCGGTGCTCGGGTTGCTCTGGGGGGTGATCTATATCAGGCGTAAAGGCAGAGGTGCCTGA
- a CDS encoding CBS domain-containing protein, with amino-acid sequence MKNVEQILKSKAEHQTVYAIGPDDSVLDALKLLAEKNIGALPVLEDGQVVGIVSERDYARKLVLKGRSSAATPVREIMSAPVVTVEPKHNLEYCMNLMTNRHLRHLPVVHNGKLLGLLSIGDLVKETIAEQAGLILQLEQYIRGETA; translated from the coding sequence ATGAAGAACGTCGAACAAATCCTCAAAAGCAAGGCCGAGCACCAGACCGTGTACGCCATTGGTCCTGATGACTCGGTGCTCGATGCCCTCAAGCTGCTGGCGGAGAAGAACATCGGTGCGCTGCCGGTGCTGGAAGACGGCCAGGTGGTGGGCATCGTCAGTGAACGTGACTACGCCCGCAAGCTGGTGCTCAAGGGCCGCTCCTCGGCCGCCACGCCGGTGCGCGAGATCATGAGCGCGCCGGTGGTCACGGTCGAGCCGAAGCACAACCTCGAGTACTGCATGAACCTGATGACCAATCGCCACCTGCGTCACCTGCCGGTGGTGCATAACGGCAAGCTGCTGGGGCTGCTGTCGATCGGCGACCTGGTCAAGGAAACCATCGCTGAGCAGGCCGGCTTGATTCTGCAGCTGGAACAGTACATCCGCGGCGAAACAGCCTGA
- a CDS encoding LysE family transporter has protein sequence MSLETWLAFFAACWVISLSPGAGAIASMSSGLQYGFWRGYWNALGLQLGLIAQIAVIAAGVGAILAASATAFQVIKWFGVCYLIYLAYRQWRALPMDMSEGASLRPVGKPSTLVLRGFLVNVSNPKALVFMLAVLPQFIDPHAPLLGQYLYITATMIAVDMLVMAGYTGLASRVLRLLRTPRQQKRLNRTFAGLFLGAATFLATLRRAPL, from the coding sequence ATGTCCCTGGAAACCTGGTTGGCGTTCTTCGCGGCGTGCTGGGTCATCAGCCTCTCGCCGGGTGCTGGCGCCATTGCCTCGATGTCCAGCGGGCTGCAATACGGTTTCTGGCGCGGCTACTGGAACGCCTTGGGCCTGCAACTGGGGCTGATCGCACAGATCGCCGTCATCGCGGCAGGGGTTGGCGCCATTCTGGCTGCCTCAGCCACTGCGTTCCAGGTGATCAAATGGTTTGGTGTCTGCTACCTGATCTATTTGGCCTACCGGCAATGGCGCGCGCTGCCCATGGACATGAGCGAAGGCGCCAGCCTGCGCCCGGTGGGCAAGCCCTCGACCTTGGTGCTGCGCGGTTTTCTGGTGAATGTCAGTAACCCCAAGGCGCTGGTCTTCATGCTGGCGGTACTGCCGCAGTTCATCGACCCACACGCACCGTTACTCGGCCAGTACCTGTACATCACTGCCACCATGATCGCCGTCGACATGCTGGTGATGGCCGGCTACACCGGCCTGGCATCGCGGGTGTTGCGCCTGTTGCGCACGCCTCGCCAGCAGAAGCGCCTGAACCGCACGTTCGCCGGCCTGTTCCTGGGCGCCGCTACGTTCCTCGCCACTCTGCGGCGCGCGCCGCTGTGA
- a CDS encoding AlgP family protein: MSAKKKPVSTPLHLLQQLSNSLLEHLEDACSQALTDAEKLLAKLEKQRGKAQDKLHDARLKLQDSAKAGKAKAQGKAQKAASELEELLDSLKTRQTETRTYIQQLKRDAQESLKLAQGVGKVREAAAKALDQRVAKPAPAKPAARKPAPAKPASASEAPKAAGKPAARRAPASRPAAAQAAAEPAEKPAAAKPAPRKAPARPAGTASAPRKTPAKPAARKPAASKPAAAAGTAASAPASPAAPADSAQKPVSS, encoded by the coding sequence ATGTCGGCAAAGAAGAAGCCAGTCAGTACACCGTTGCACCTGCTCCAACAACTTTCCAATAGCCTGCTCGAACATCTGGAAGATGCCTGCAGCCAAGCCTTGACCGACGCCGAGAAACTGCTCGCCAAGCTTGAGAAACAGCGCGGCAAGGCGCAGGACAAACTGCACGACGCCCGCTTGAAGTTGCAGGATTCGGCCAAGGCCGGAAAAGCCAAAGCCCAAGGCAAGGCGCAAAAGGCAGCAAGCGAACTGGAAGAACTGCTCGATTCGCTCAAGACGCGCCAGACCGAAACGCGCACGTACATTCAGCAACTCAAGCGCGATGCTCAGGAAAGCCTGAAGCTGGCCCAAGGGGTTGGCAAGGTGCGCGAAGCCGCAGCCAAGGCCCTTGACCAGCGTGTAGCCAAACCGGCGCCAGCCAAGCCTGCTGCACGCAAGCCGGCACCGGCCAAGCCCGCTTCAGCCAGTGAAGCGCCGAAAGCCGCGGGCAAACCCGCTGCACGACGCGCCCCAGCCAGCCGCCCGGCTGCAGCCCAAGCGGCAGCCGAACCTGCTGAAAAGCCCGCCGCCGCCAAGCCTGCCCCGCGCAAAGCACCGGCCAGGCCTGCGGGCACCGCGTCTGCGCCGCGCAAGACTCCGGCCAAACCTGCCGCGCGCAAGCCCGCTGCCAGCAAACCTGCGGCAGCCGCCGGCACCGCTGCCAGTGCCCCGGCCTCGCCCGCAGCACCTGCCGACTCCGCTCAGAAGCCGGTTTCCTCCTGA
- a CDS encoding Rsd/AlgQ family anti-sigma factor produces the protein MLDSCQNAQERWGGVHKLIDRWLEERHELVKAFRQMRDAKPAFADKQHNTGFCEILVDYVSGWHFGICEQLISEAKAFGDDRALRLANEINPRIDEITRIALAFNDHCEKAECTDAERFSKKLGELGSLLRERFELEDCLIEVLHNAHNTEDAARA, from the coding sequence ATGCTAGATAGTTGTCAGAATGCTCAGGAACGCTGGGGCGGGGTTCACAAGCTGATCGACCGTTGGCTGGAAGAGCGCCACGAGCTGGTCAAGGCCTTTCGTCAAATGCGCGACGCCAAGCCTGCTTTCGCAGACAAACAGCACAACACCGGATTCTGCGAGATTCTGGTCGATTATGTTTCTGGATGGCACTTCGGTATTTGTGAACAGTTGATCAGCGAAGCCAAGGCATTCGGCGACGATCGTGCCTTGCGCCTGGCCAATGAGATCAATCCGCGCATCGACGAAATCACTCGGATCGCCCTGGCCTTCAATGACCATTGTGAAAAGGCCGAATGCACCGACGCCGAGCGCTTTTCCAAAAAGCTTGGCGAGCTGGGCAGCCTGTTGCGTGAACGCTTCGAGCTCGAAGACTGCCTGATCGAAGTGCTGCACAACGCCCACAACACCGAAGACGCCGCGCGCGCCTGA
- a CDS encoding FKBP-type peptidyl-prolyl cis-trans isomerase codes for MRRFLVLCLCLSALPTFAAVPADEPNDVAYSVGASLGERLRKEVPDLPIEALLDGLNAAYQQQPLRLDAQRMQMLLQQHEEQASAAAEQAHTAELMAAEARFLAQERARSGIRDLEKGVLYSELTSGAGAQPMAAGKVEVRYTGRLPDGTVFDQSQTPQWFRLNSVIEGWRLALPQMHVGAKWHLVIPSALAYGAEGAGDLIAPYTPLVFEIELVAVAD; via the coding sequence GTGCGCCGCTTTCTCGTTCTTTGCCTGTGCCTATCGGCCCTGCCGACCTTCGCAGCAGTACCTGCAGACGAGCCAAATGACGTGGCCTACAGCGTCGGTGCAAGCCTGGGCGAGAGGCTGCGTAAAGAGGTGCCTGACTTACCTATCGAGGCATTGCTCGACGGTTTGAATGCAGCCTATCAACAGCAGCCTCTGAGGCTCGACGCACAGCGCATGCAAATGCTGCTGCAACAGCACGAGGAACAGGCCAGTGCTGCTGCCGAGCAGGCCCACACTGCCGAGTTGATGGCTGCAGAGGCACGCTTCCTCGCTCAGGAGCGGGCGCGCAGTGGCATCCGTGATCTGGAAAAAGGCGTGCTGTACAGCGAGCTGACCTCCGGAGCGGGAGCGCAGCCCATGGCCGCAGGCAAGGTTGAAGTGCGCTACACCGGCAGGCTGCCGGACGGTACGGTGTTCGACCAGAGTCAGACACCGCAGTGGTTCAGGCTGAATTCGGTAATCGAAGGCTGGCGGCTGGCGCTGCCACAGATGCACGTGGGCGCGAAATGGCACTTGGTGATACCGTCGGCATTGGCCTACGGCGCCGAGGGCGCAGGGGATCTGATTGCGCCCTATACACCACTGGTATTCGAGATCGAACTGGTGGCCGTGGCCGACTGA
- a CDS encoding disulfide bond formation protein B, which translates to MSLARLRTLFFPASLASLIVLVGSIKLESMVGLTPCALCYSQRALLGVYLLLGICAVIYSPSLRSDRNYARTLLLSAGLGAWLAGRQVWLQSESWSALSCPSPVPTLSELPLGQALYRLLLGAPECAPINWSFLDLTLPEWSLLAFLVLACLPLSFLLAQRLRMLMRD; encoded by the coding sequence ATGTCGCTGGCTCGTTTGCGCACACTGTTCTTTCCTGCCTCGCTGGCATCGCTGATCGTGCTGGTCGGCTCGATCAAGCTCGAGTCGATGGTCGGTCTGACGCCCTGCGCGCTGTGCTACAGCCAGCGCGCGTTACTGGGTGTGTATCTTCTGCTCGGCATCTGCGCGGTCATCTATTCCCCCAGCCTGCGCAGCGATCGCAACTACGCGCGCACGCTGCTGCTCAGCGCAGGGCTGGGGGCGTGGCTGGCAGGACGCCAGGTGTGGTTGCAGAGCGAAAGCTGGTCGGCGCTCAGTTGCCCTTCGCCGGTGCCGACGCTGTCGGAGCTGCCATTGGGACAGGCGCTGTACAGGCTGCTGTTGGGCGCACCGGAATGCGCGCCGATCAATTGGAGCTTTCTCGATCTGACCTTGCCCGAGTGGAGCCTGCTGGCATTTCTTGTGCTGGCGTGTCTGCCGCTGAGCTTCCTGCTCGCGCAGCGCCTGCGCATGCTGATGAGGGATTGA
- a CDS encoding DUF2789 domain-containing protein, with translation MDTSTRTYPELFMQLGLDNNLLEIERFIATHSPLDNDVKLVDAPFWSASQRAFLKENYLADSDWILIIDQLNKALHEPKK, from the coding sequence ATGGACACATCCACTCGTACCTACCCCGAACTCTTCATGCAATTGGGGTTGGATAATAACCTCCTCGAAATCGAGAGGTTCATCGCCACCCACAGCCCGCTCGACAATGACGTCAAATTGGTCGATGCACCGTTCTGGTCTGCAAGCCAACGTGCGTTTCTCAAGGAAAATTACCTCGCCGACTCGGACTGGATCCTGATAATCGACCAGCTCAACAAAGCGCTGCACGAACCGAAGAAATAA
- a CDS encoding TIGR02444 family protein codes for MSTDLWNYALALYRREGVEQASLTLQNAGADVCLLLCGCWLQSRPVSADAERAGTLRELANAWQDEVIKPLRRLRQQWKPQAQTDPQLGVLRERLKDVELAAERTLLERLEEAAAHWSPAPEQQREDWLQWLLPASALHHDALQTVRVAAGRLQEETGF; via the coding sequence ATGTCGACCGATCTGTGGAATTATGCGCTGGCGCTGTATCGCCGCGAAGGCGTCGAGCAGGCCTCTCTGACCTTGCAGAACGCGGGTGCGGACGTTTGCCTGCTGCTGTGCGGCTGCTGGTTGCAGAGCCGCCCCGTGAGTGCCGATGCCGAGCGCGCAGGCACGTTGCGCGAGCTTGCCAACGCATGGCAGGACGAGGTGATCAAGCCATTGCGGCGACTGCGCCAGCAGTGGAAACCTCAGGCGCAGACCGACCCGCAACTGGGCGTGCTGCGTGAGCGTTTGAAGGATGTGGAACTGGCGGCGGAACGCACGCTACTGGAGCGACTGGAGGAGGCTGCGGCGCACTGGTCGCCAGCGCCCGAACAACAACGGGAAGACTGGCTGCAGTGGCTGCTGCCCGCTTCTGCGCTACACCACGACGCGCTCCAGACGGTGCGCGTCGCGGCTGGCCGACTTCAGGAGGAAACCGGCTTCTGA
- a CDS encoding heme biosynthesis HemY N-terminal domain-containing protein, whose amino-acid sequence MKRVYLLAVIAIAAAAALGIAIAKHSGYVLIAYGGFRYQSSLWAALGGLLMLVLVLWLLRHLIGFVLTSTGVVNPWSRRNRSRRTRISVEQGQLDLAEGRWASAHKHLRRAAEAERQPLLFYLGAARAANELGRAEESDGLLERALERQPEAELAIALAHAQLQMDRGDSEGALDTLQAMHARYPDNAQVLRLLHRLYLERGDWSALVRLLPELRKHKALPASELAILEQRAWGQNLGLAATTGEDTQTARQALERAWQQLSNAQRQEPQLVLAYAEQMRQLGAQGESEQVLRAAIKRQYESHLARSYGLVRGEDPGKQLNTAEGWLKEHPQDPSLLLTLGRLSLQNRLWGKARDYLESSLRIERNPETCAELARLLAAMGDTERSNQLFQEGLNLLDSRLLALPLPKAVNV is encoded by the coding sequence ATGAAGCGCGTGTACCTGCTGGCGGTCATTGCCATTGCCGCCGCGGCCGCGCTGGGCATCGCCATCGCCAAGCACAGCGGCTACGTGCTGATCGCCTATGGCGGCTTCCGCTATCAGTCCAGCCTGTGGGCGGCATTGGGCGGTCTGCTGATGCTGGTGCTGGTGCTCTGGCTGCTGCGCCACCTGATCGGCTTCGTGCTGACCTCCACCGGCGTGGTCAATCCCTGGTCACGGCGCAACCGCAGCCGGCGCACGCGGATTTCCGTCGAACAAGGCCAGCTCGACCTGGCCGAGGGACGTTGGGCCAGCGCGCACAAACACCTGCGTCGGGCGGCTGAGGCCGAGCGCCAGCCGTTGCTGTTCTACCTCGGCGCCGCCCGCGCGGCCAATGAACTGGGGCGCGCTGAAGAAAGCGACGGCCTGCTCGAGCGTGCTCTGGAGCGCCAGCCAGAAGCGGAACTGGCCATCGCCCTGGCGCACGCCCAGCTGCAGATGGACCGTGGCGACAGCGAGGGTGCGTTGGATACTCTCCAGGCCATGCACGCGCGCTATCCGGACAACGCTCAGGTGCTGCGCCTGCTGCACCGTCTGTATCTGGAACGCGGTGACTGGTCGGCGCTGGTGCGCCTGCTGCCAGAACTGCGTAAGCACAAGGCGTTGCCCGCGTCGGAACTGGCCATCCTGGAACAGCGTGCCTGGGGCCAGAACCTGGGTCTGGCGGCAACTACCGGTGAGGACACGCAGACTGCACGGCAGGCACTGGAGCGCGCCTGGCAGCAGTTGAGCAATGCTCAGCGGCAGGAACCCCAACTGGTCCTGGCCTATGCCGAGCAGATGCGTCAGCTGGGTGCGCAAGGCGAGTCCGAGCAGGTGCTGCGCGCGGCGATCAAGCGCCAATACGAAAGCCATCTGGCGCGCTCGTATGGCCTGGTTCGGGGAGAAGATCCAGGCAAACAGCTGAACACCGCTGAAGGCTGGCTCAAGGAGCATCCGCAAGACCCGAGCTTGCTGCTTACCTTGGGTCGTCTGAGCTTGCAGAACCGCCTGTGGGGCAAGGCGCGTGATTATCTGGAAAGCAGCCTGCGCATTGAGCGCAACCCGGAAACCTGCGCGGAGCTGGCGCGGCTGCTCGCTGCAATGGGTGATACCGAACGCAGTAACCAGTTGTTCCAGGAAGGTCTGAACCTGCTCGACAGCCGGCTACTGGCGCTGCCACTGCCCAAAGCGGTCAACGTCTGA
- a CDS encoding DUF2388 domain-containing protein: MRLLLVIATAALLALPVGSAMASGFWRDVLSSGATTGSTYLTFKDHKLVAAAQEDAGSFVASDGAIRGPFLEAAMRQVRQDNPQVKASDMDLANAILAQNAPGQ; this comes from the coding sequence ATGCGCCTGCTACTCGTCATCGCTACTGCCGCCCTGCTCGCACTACCCGTCGGTTCCGCCATGGCCAGCGGGTTCTGGCGTGATGTCCTGTCATCCGGTGCCACCACCGGCTCGACCTACCTGACCTTCAAGGACCACAAGCTCGTCGCCGCCGCACAGGAAGATGCCGGCAGTTTCGTCGCCAGTGACGGCGCCATTCGCGGCCCGTTCCTGGAAGCCGCCATGCGGCAAGTGCGCCAGGACAACCCACAGGTCAAAGCCAGCGACATGGATCTGGCCAACGCCATCCTGGCGCAGAACGCACCCGGCCAGTAA